The sequence below is a genomic window from Mycobacterium sp. ITM-2016-00316.
CGCCTCGTCGTGGGATATCGACATGCCGAACCAGTTCGAGGCCGCCGAACGCATCGCCAAACGCCGCGGGATCACCCGCGCCGACCTCGACGCGCTCGGTCTGGCGTCGCAGGCCAAGGCCAAGCGGGCCTGGGCCGAGGGCCGTTTCGACCGCGAGATCTCCCCGATCTCCGCTCCGGTGCTCGACGAGAACAAGCGTCCGACCGATGAGTGGGCGCTGGTGACCCGCGATCAGGGGTTGCGCGACACCACCGCCGAAGGGTTGGCAGCGCTGAAACCGGTGATGGAGGGTGCCAGCCATACCGCCGGCACCTCCTCGCAGATCTCCGACGGCGCGGCCGCGGTGCTCTGGATGGATGAAGACGTCGCCAAAGCTCACGGCTTGAAGCCGCGGGCGCGGATCGTCGCGCAGGCCAACGTCGGCGCCGAGACCTACTACCACCTGGACGGCCCGGTGCAGTCGACGGCCAAGGTGCTGGAGAAGGCCGGCATGAAGATGGGCGATATCGACCTGGTCGAGATCAACGAGGCGTTCGCGTCGGTGGTGCTGTCCTGGGCACAGGTACACGGCGCCGATATGGACAAGGTGAACGTCAACGGTGGTGCCATCGCGCTCGGACATCCCGTCGGCTCCACCGGCGCCCGGCTGATCACCACCGCTCTGCACGAACTGGAGCGCACCGGGAAGAGCACCGCGCTGATCACCATGTGCGCCGGTGGCGCTTTGTCTACGGGCACCATCATCGAGCGGATCTGAGCCGTCCATGACCGCTACCGATGCCGAGCGCATCGCGGCCGCCCAGTCCTACATCGACGCGCTGTCCACCCATCGGGCCGATGCGGTCCCGTTCGCACCGGACTGCATCCGCATCGAGATGGGGCTCAAGACCGGACGCTCGGGAGATCACCTGCGGCGCAGTCTGAACAACGGCCCCCAGTTCAAGCTGATCGAACAGACCACGCCACCCACCTTCACCGTCGACGGTGACCACATCCGGGCCGAGTTCGACGTGCTGACCAAACCGCGACTGTTCGGCCGCCGGGTCTGCTCACACGTCGACGAGACGTT
It includes:
- a CDS encoding steroid 3-ketoacyl-CoA thiolase: MGNPVIVEATRSPIGKRNGWLSGLHATELLGAVQKAVVEKAGIDPGDVEQLIGGCVTQFGEQSNNITRVGWLTAGLPEHVGATTIDCQCGSAQQANHLIAGLIATGAIDIGIACGVEAMSRVGLGANAGPDRSIIRASSWDIDMPNQFEAAERIAKRRGITRADLDALGLASQAKAKRAWAEGRFDREISPISAPVLDENKRPTDEWALVTRDQGLRDTTAEGLAALKPVMEGASHTAGTSSQISDGAAAVLWMDEDVAKAHGLKPRARIVAQANVGAETYYHLDGPVQSTAKVLEKAGMKMGDIDLVEINEAFASVVLSWAQVHGADMDKVNVNGGAIALGHPVGSTGARLITTALHELERTGKSTALITMCAGGALSTGTIIERI